Proteins from a single region of Streptomyces spectabilis:
- a CDS encoding metallopeptidase family protein, with protein MLEMTREEFEELVAEALDRIPPELTRLMDNVAVFVEDEPPSDDPELLGLYEGTPLTDRGEWYAGVLPDRITIYRGPTLRMCVSREDVVAETEITVVHEVAHHFGIDDERLHALGYG; from the coding sequence GTGCTGGAGATGACGCGCGAGGAGTTCGAGGAACTGGTGGCCGAGGCGCTCGACCGGATCCCGCCGGAGCTGACACGGCTCATGGACAACGTGGCGGTGTTCGTCGAGGACGAGCCGCCGAGCGACGACCCCGAGCTGCTCGGGCTCTATGAGGGCACGCCGCTGACCGACCGCGGCGAGTGGTACGCCGGGGTCCTGCCGGACCGGATCACCATCTACCGGGGCCCGACGCTGCGGATGTGCGTCTCGCGCGAGGACGTCGTGGCGGAGACGGAGATCACCGTGGTGCACGAGGTGGCGCACCACTTCGGGATCGACGACGAGCGGCTGCACGCGCTCGGGTACGGCTGA